The Carnobacterium divergens nucleotide sequence TGTAAATCCTTTTCTCAAACGAATCTTTTTCAATTGTATTCTCCCCTTTTTTATATATTAAAGTACTTTGAAACCATAATATAACACGTATTGCCTAACTTGAATTTTAAATATTTGGTGATTTTTGACAAAAAAAATAAAGCTCCTTTTTACCGATTCACAGTACTTCGGCACTAAGACTTTATAGACACACTTGCTATTCACTTTAGTCACTCTAGATCAGTTCTATTCAATCATTAAATATACAATGAAACTACACAACGCAACTAGAGCAAAGACAATCACGATTAGGTGTTGATAAAATTTCCTTGTTTCCACTTGATAGGATTCATATGTATATTGTGCTACCACTTGTTGCTTGTCACTCATTTCTTCGATTTCAGATTTACTTGGAAGGGTTGCAGAAAACGCCGTTTCAGATACTGCAAAAAAAAGAATACTTGCAAATACAATCAGCCATTTTTTCATTTTTTATCATTCCCATCCATCAGTTTTTTTACTTTCTTTTATTAAAACATTCTAATTTTGTTGTTTCAATAAAAAAGGAAAATTTTTCTTTTTCTGATAATCCTTCTTACTTAGGAAAAATAAAAAAACTTCAATCAACACAAGTTGATTGAAGCGCTTAAACTAGTTTAAGCCATGCAATTTTTGATACAAATCTTTTGCATAGCTATCGGTCATTCCGCAAATAAAATCAGTAATCAATAACAGACGCAAATACAGTTTCGTCGTATCGTCTTGTCCCTCTGCATTTTTATAGTAGCAACCAATATAGTTGTCTGAAACCAATGCCATTAAACGTTTGCTTTTCATCGTTTCAAGATGACTATTTTGACTATCGTAATATATGGCTGCTGGAACGAACATATCTAATAATGAGCTAATAATTTCACTTCCAGCTAATTCTGTTTCTAGTACACCTTTATCTTGATAAAGATATTTTCTTGATAACTGTTGTAAAATTTGAACAAGTTGTTTCGCTTCAGACGCATCAATCAACGAATCATTAAACGTTCCTTCCATAATTTCAAAATAATGGTCGTAGAAAACTTCCAACGAACGGTTAATCAATTGACCTCTTAAACTTGATGCAATCCATTGTTGCCCAGTAAAACTATCATCGTGATCTTTATAGCGTTCGCTTCGTTTGATTAGTTCTTGGTGAACCGTCGCTGTTACACGATTAGGTTCTTCAACAGCTTCAAATTCTTCTAACATTTGAGCAACGGTTACAATCCCTTTTTTCATACCATCCTCTAAATCTGCATTTAAATACGCAATATCATCTGCTACTTCTAACAAATAAGTCAATGGATGTCTTTTATTTCTTGCTCCTGTTGATTTCGTCACATCTTCAAACAGTTCTTGATCTGCATAAAAATAACCCATTTTTTTACTTCGTATTTCATTTTTAGAAATTTCTAATGATGAAACCGGATATTTCATAATACTATTTAAAGTTGCATAGGTTAAATTCATCCCATAATCATCGAATTGATAGTGCAATTTAGAAACCACACGTAAAACTTGCGCATTCCCTTCAAAATTGAAAAAATCCTGCTGCATTTGAGGTTCTAAAATATCTGAAATAAAATGGTCGCCGTAAGCGAGTTGGTCCATATTTAATTGAAACCACTCACGAATGGATTCTTCACCAAAATGACCAAACGGTGGATTCCCCATATCATGTAGTAAACCCGCACAAGATAAGACTTCTGGTATCTTTTCAGCATGCTCTTTGGTAAGTTCTGGGTCTAACCCTGTTTCTAGCAAATGGTACGCCACCATGCTTCCCATCGATTTAGCAATTGTTGACACTTCAATTGAATGAGTCAATCGAGTCCGAATAAAATCACTTTTTTCTAACGGAAAAACTTGTGTTTTATCTTGCAAACGTCTAAAGGACGCACTCATGACAATACGTTGATAATCATTTTCAAACGCACTACGCACATCTTTTGATTTTGCATAATTAACGGTTGTTTTTCTGCGACGTTCATCATCTAATAGTTGATCCCAATTCATTTTCACTTGATTCACTCCTTTTTTCATTCTCTTGAATTATATCATAATTTTCGCAAAAAAAAGAATGCTTCTATAATATGGGACTATATACAAGCTGAATTTTTTATTCCCTCACGCTAAAAAGCGATTTTATTCAATCTTAATTTTCCAGATAACTGGAAAAATTAGATAACAAACATTTTTATAAATCGTGTTATACTAATTTTCTAGAAGTTTCAAAACTATTAATACTTATAGGTGTTTCAAAAAAAAGTACTTGTCTTTATTGTCAATTAGACAGTTTTGCTTAGTGCTATTATCGAAAGGTGATTTGATGATTTACCTATTATTTTTTTATCCTATTTTTATGAGTTTAATTTGGATTGTTTTTTCGCTTCTTTTTTCAATCAAAAAAGAACTTATCTTTAAAAAAAGTCCTAGTATACAACCATTTATTTCAATTTTGATTCCTTGTTACAACGAAGAGCAACATATTGATCAAACAATCAAGCAGTTATTAAGTACGATCGATTACCCCAATTACGAAATTATTACAATTAATGACGGTTCGTCAGATAACACATTAAAACATTTAATAAATTTGACGAATCAGTACCAAAAAGTACGCGTTTGTAACGTTGAAACCAATTTAGGCAAAGCCCACGCGTTGATTCAAGGAGCTATTTTCAGTAAAGCTGAATTTCTTCTTTGTTTAGATGCAGATGCAACAGTTGATAAAAAGGCACTTCATGCAATGATTCGCAATTTTTTAGGGAAATCCAACCAAGATGTTGGTGCTGTTACTGGAAATCCCATTGTAAAAAATAGAAAAACATTTATTGCAAAAATTCAAACAGTGGAATTTCTTTCGATTATTGGGCTAATCAAACGAGCACAATCCATTTTTGGGACTTTGAATACGGTTTCTGGTGTCTGTGTAATGTATAGAAAAGGTGCACTCCTAGATGTTGGATGGTGGGATCAAGAATGTATCACCGAGGATATTTCAGTTACTTGGCGTTTACAGCGAAATCATTGGCGCATTCTATTTGAACCAGATGCAGTTTGTTGGATGCTCGTCCCTGAAAAATTAAACAGTTTATTTAAGCAACGACTTCGCTGGTCTCAAGGTGGGATTGAAGTGCTACTAAAAAATTCCGATATTTTTCTAGGGCATCAATTTAATTTTGGCTTAGTTGTATTATATCTCGAGCAACTGTCAAGTATCGTTTGGTCCGTTTTATGGTACAGTCTTTTACCTATTATTATAGCAAAAGGTTTGATCTTTCGAGATATTCAAATGATTACTCTTATTTTGACAGTAATTATTACAGCATTCTCAATTTTTCAATATCTCTTGTCTATTTTTATTAATCTAAAGTATGATTTTAAACTGTTAGGAACCTCTTTTTTTGCTATTTGGTACATTTTATTTTATTGGGTTATCAATCCATTGACATTATTGATTGCGATTCCTTATGGGATTCGGACACATTTAAAAGGCGGTCAAGCTGTTTGGGAAAGTCCCGATCGAGGAGGAGAAAAAGAATGAAATTGCGCAGAATAACTAGTTTTTCAGTTCAAGTAGTGAGTTCCATTACACTTTATTGGCTTATTTTTAAACTTTGTCAGACTCCCTTTGCCGTTTTTAATTACTATTTCATTGGGAAAAATAACTATCTAACACAAGTGCCAATGATTAAACTGGAAGATCTATTGTTTTCAGTTTCTATTTTACACCTTATTTTCACCATTATAAAATTCATTTTCTTTCTTGGATGTTATTTCCCATTAATGAATTTTATAAAACGAACATTTCTTAATCCAACAAAAAAAACGGTGGTATCTACAACAAGTAACGCAGATATGGGGGCATTCTTTGCGCGATCACAAGCTTATTTTAATACCATGAAACAACAAAAACGTTATACAGTTCCTCAAAAGGATGAATTTCCTAATGAGAAAATGCAATTATTGACTGAGAAAAAACGAGTGGCTTGATAACTACTTAGGGGGAGTTTTATTATGAAAAAAAAGAGTTTTATTCTATTGATGTTAAGTGTTTGTTTTATCCTATCCTTTGCGATTATTCAACATTATGTAAAGGCAATTGATCGTGATGCAGTTGAAAAAAATTATCAGAACTACCAATTTTCTAAATTTATTGACGATATCAGCTTTAAAGATAGTGAAATTAGTAAAGATTATCGTTTGTCAGACATGGTTCAATTACAATATACCTGGAGTCTGACAGATCAGAAAAAAGGGGAAGACTTAGTTTATACGATTCCAAAAGAAATGTACATTGTCAACGACCTGAATTTCAGCTTGCTTACAAGGGACGGAGCAAAAATTGGCGAAATTTATCTCTTTAGTGAAACAAATCAGTTAAAAATTAAATTTACCGATCCTGACAACGTGATAAAAACCAAAAATAAAATGAATGGCGTTTTCTATTTTACCGTTAAGCTATCTCCTGAATCTTGGAATAAAGCCAGTGAAAAATCCGTTGAATTTCCAATGGGAGAACACGCAAAAAAATTAACAATCAAAATCAAAAAAGAAGACACCCCTCTTAAAAATGAATTAATAAACGGTTGGGGAATGTACAATAAACAGGAAAAAGTAGTCGATTGGAATCTTCGCATCAATTATGCTGAAAAAGTAATGCCGGATGCATCTATTGCGATTCACATTGGTACTAAAAATGAAATTGATGCGGATAGTTTTCAATTATTTGAAATTAAAGACAATGATTTGGTTGTTACATCCAAAGAAATCAAACAATCTGTTGTAGATGATACACTTATTTTATCCATTAAAGATGTAACGAAACCTTATCTGATTGCTTTTAAAGCCAACAATCGACACAATCAAGCCACACTATCTGCAACACTTTCAAATTATGCTAATACGCTTGCTGCAACTGGTGAATTAACGGCTTTTTATACGACTGGTGCTAGCATTTTAAAGGATGCTCCATGAGTACATCTAACATTATCAAACATTTTTTACTGTACGATGTTTATATTTTTATTTCCTATGTCTTAACAAAAATAGTTTTCAAGGAATTTTATACGGAGTTCCCAAAAAATAACATCTTTTTTTCGTTGTTTTTTGGGATGCTTTTTACGAGTATTTTTTGTATTGCTACTAATAAATTGAATCCCATTCGGGTAAAATTAACTCCAGTTTTATTACTAGTTTATTTTTCTTTTCTACTATATAACAGTTTCTTTAGAGCGGATGAATTTCTTAATAAACCTCTTCAGCTCACTGAATGGATAATTGAAGCTCTTTTTTTTATTCCACTTGGCAGTTTTTTTTATCGTGGTAAATTTGTGCCAACTTTTGTTAAGATGCTTTTTTTAACTGTCATTATGCTGGTTGGTTGGGTTCTTCAATTTAAATTTTCAACGTTGCAATCTTTTTTCTTGATTCTCCTTGCACGTTTGCTCGGCATGGTAATTGGATTTATTAGTACTAAATTAATTTCTTTCATAACGAAACCTACTATTTGATTGGAGCTTACTGATGATACCTTCTATTCGACAACATCGCAACCGTAATCTCGATTTATTACGTATCCTTTCAATGTTTATGATTGTCTTGTTGCACTCACAAACTTTCGGCATCTTCCACTATGGTTTGCCATCAGGGATTCATTTATTCACACTGTATTTATTCCGAAATTTAGCCATTGTTGCTTCAAACTGTTACGTCTTAATCAGTGGCTATTTTCTAATAAAAAAAGGGTTTAATCGTAAAAAAGTAGCCTACTTTGCATTTGAAGTGAGTCTCTATTCTGCTATTATTTATTTAATTATGGTTATTTTTACCCCACTTACTTTCTCAATCCTTGATTTTCTTCATTGGGTATTCGTTTTATTTTGGGGAAATTATTGGTTTGCAACCTTGTACCTTGTATTGTATCTACTCTCACCTTTTTTAAATTTATTTTTAAAACAACTGTCACAAAGACAATTTCAACAAGTATTAATTGGATATTTTGTCATTTTTTCAATTTGGGCTACTTTTTCCCAGCTACCTATTTTAGGCATGAATGAAGGCTATAGCATTTTAACTTTTATCTTACTTTATTTGATAGGTGCTTACTTTCAACTTTATCCATTGCCTTTTAAATGGCAATCCGGCTGGTATTTATTTTATTATTTTAATAGTGCATTAGGCTTAACTCTGTATTTCTTTTTAGTGAACTACGAAGATTGGATGATTTATTACCATTCCCCTTTTGTATTACTTGCCACCATATCCCTGTTCCTTTTCTTTAAAGAAACACACTTTAAGAAAACCTGGGGAAGCGCCTTAATCCCTTTTATCTTTGGGATTTACTTAATTCATGAGCATCCCTTAATCAGGACTCTTTTATGGGAAGAATGGATTCCTGTCTATCAGATTAGTCAATATCCGTTAATGAATCTTATTTTATTAGGTGTTAGTGGACTTATTTTTATCAGCTGCTTACTACTATCATTGCCTCTTCATAAACTTAGTACATTCCTCTTTGACAACTTAAAACGCAAGTTAAACTAGCCCAAAAACTCAGTGCTGAATGCATTGAGTTTTTTTGTCCTCTTCTTTTGTGCATCCTCGATTCCAATTCTGCTTATAATCTCAAAATAAAATTAAATAGAAATTGTTTTTTTTTATTCACATTTAGGCTCTTTGTCTTTCTTAAAGATAAATAATATCGGTTTTTCTATGATAATCTTATTATTGTAATACTATTATCATACTTATGAGATAGAATACAAAAAAATATTAGGGGGATTTAAAGATGAAAAAATTAGTAATTGCAAGTCTATCATTAGGAGTTTTAGGATTAGTAGGTGCACCATTTGCATCAGCTGCAGATTTAGAAACAAAAGGAACAACTGGTCAAGTTGAATTTACTGAAGGTAAACTTACAATCGATGATGGCAAAGGCTCTTTTGGTGGTGGCTTACCATCGAATTTAGATTTTGGTAAACATGCAATCCAAAATGAAGTAAATGAAGAATGGACTGCTACAACAGATGGAACAACTGTTACTACTGGTTCATTAAATGTTTCAGATAAACGTGGTTCTTCAGCAGGTTGGACTGTTAAAGCTAAACAAAATGCACAATTTAGCATTAATTCTGTAGAATTAAAAGCTGCTGCTTTAACCATTAAAACTGGCGAAGCTACTAACGTAGGTGGTGTTTTACCAACCGTTGGTGCTATTAGTATGGATAAAGAATTACCTATCAATGCCGATGTGGACTTCTTTGGAGCTAAAGTAAACACTGGTGCTGGAGATTCGCACTTAGCATTAAATGAATTTAGATTAGCTGTACCTGCTGCTTCTGAAAAAAGAATGGGTGTTTACACAACTTCTATCACTTGGACTTTATCAGATACACCAGCAATCTAATTAAAAATTAAGCAATATAGATAGTCAGTTATTTTGGCTATCTATATTCGCTTTTGAAAGGATGCCCTATAAAAATGAAAAAAAGGTTACTTATTTTTTTTGCTTGTTTTCTAGGATCGCTATTCCCTATCTTGAATGTACAAGCGGATGAAACTAGCGACCCAAATAAATTAGCAAATTTCACAACTGAAGCTACCTTACCAGAAAATCAGTTCAATAAAGAAGTGACTTACTATGATTTAATGGTTGAACCAGGTTCTAAACAAGACTTAACTGTCCTCATTAAAAATACATCTAATGAGAAAATGACAATCAGTCCTTCTATTAATCGTGCACATACCAATCTTGTTGGCGTTGTTACTTATTCAGCTAAGAGCAAAGAGAAGGCTCCAAATTTAAAATACAATATTGAAGACATTGTAACAATTGATCAAACTACAATTGAAATTGAACCGAATGAAAGCTACAGCCTTCCTATCCATATCAACACACCAAATGAAAAATTTGATGGCGTATTGGCAGGAGGTTTATATTTATTTAAAGAAGATAAAACCAAAAATAAAGGTAATGTTAAAAATTACTTTGCTAGAGAAATTGCGATTTTACTGAGATCTGATCCTAGTAGTACTGAGCTATCAGGTAATTTAAAAGTAATTAAAGCAAGTGCTGGACAAGAAAATTATCGGAATGTAACTCAAGTGCTATTCGAAAATGATCAGCCTGCTTTTCTAAGCAACTTCTCAATTAATGCGAAAGTTTCTAAAAAAGGAACTTCTGAAACTTTATATGAAGTTAGCACTAACGGTTTATCGATGGCACCTAATAGTTCCTTTAATTTTCAAATACCCTTAAACGGGGCTTCCTATGAAGCAGGAAATTACACTGTTAAAGGAACATATAGCCATAATGATCAAAAAGAAAATTTTGAAAAAGAGTTTACTGTCTCTAAAGAAGAAGAAAAAAAATACAACAAAAATGATGTAACCATTGATCGTAGTAGCATTTTTGATAGTAAACTTGTCATTGCGCTATTTGTTTTATTGGTTGGTCTTATGATTGTTATTCTATTAATTCTTTTTATCTATCTAAAAAATAAAAAGAAAAGAAAACGAGAAGCACAACGTAGACGAATCGCTCAGCAAAGACGAAAAAGAAAGAAAAAAAAACCATCTGATATTGTGTAATCGTTTCTAAATGATGAATACACTTAAGGAACCCTACTTTGTTCATTTCAAGTAGTGATTCTCTAGTAATACACTATTATAGATACTACACTTTCAGAAAGGAGATTTTATTTTGAAAAAAATATTTTTAAATATCTTATTGTACATGACTTTACTTTCGACAGCTGCTCCTCTGAGTACTATTGTACAAGCTGAGTCACCAAGTCCTACAGAACCTGTGACTGCACAAGAGCCCCTTGTCAAAAATCCACTTACAGAGTTAGACACACCCACTGAAAATACAGAGAATCCAATCGAACAAAAAGAAAGCTCAATTGTGTCTGAACAACGACTAGAAGAAACACATTCTACACCCAATAAACTGCCTTTGGAAAATAAGTTAGATACCATTATTCCTTCACTAAATGTCGGAAATTCTAATTTATTAAATCCATCAGCTAAATTGGAAAATTATGCTATAAATCAGTATTATGATTCAGTTACTATGGAACGTATTGATGGAGATACAACTACTCCTATAAAAAATGGCGATAAAATTGATTATTATGATCAATTTAACATTTCATTTAATTGGTCTGTTCCAAATTCAGCTAATTTAGTGGATGGTGATGTCATAACATCAGCTCTACCTCCTGAGCTAAACCCGCTCAGAACAGGTCCACTAAATGTTACAAATGACAAAGGTATTGTTGTTGGTTCGTGGAAAATAATAGTCGCTCCAACGGGAGAAAAAACATTAGAATTCACAGTTAACCCAGCATTTGTATCCTTAACAAATCGATCTGGTACTATTAACTTTACAGCTCAGTTAGATTTTAGCCAAGTGCAAAATAAAAATCAGTGGATTCAATTAGCTTTTGATACAAAAGCTCAAGAAGTAATTAATTTAGATGTAAAAAAAGCGGCTTCCATTGACCCTAACGAACGTTTATATAAATTTGGGCAAGTAGATACTTCTAATCCTGAAATCGTTATTTGGAGTATTCGAGTAAATTATTCAGGTGTCAAAAGTAACCGCACAACAATAGTGGATTTACCCGTTGATCAAGAGTATATGCCGGATCGTATTTGGGCAAGTTGGGGAGAATACAATAAAGACACTGGAGAATATACTCAAATTGAACCTGTTCCAAATTCTTCAATTTATGGACGTGTCGGCGGAGGTTTCGAGATTGAATTTGGAGATATCGGAGAGGGAACAAATAGACCTTCAGGTATTATTAATGTTGCTATGAAAGCTAATGATGGCGGAACTGCAGGGAGGTACTTCAACCGTATTCTTTCCTATTCTTCAGGTATGCAAATCCGAGATTTAACTGTCTCCACACCAAAGTCTGGTGGTGGCGGTGATGGTGATGGAAATTCAGTTCTTACGGTACGTTTGGTTGACTCTACAGATCCTTCCATCAACCTTGATGGCGGAAAGTTTTCCGTATTCGAGGATGGTAAAAGTTTAGGTGTCCACAATGCTGTTGCTGGAGCCTTTAAAATAACTGCAAAACCTGGAAGTAAATATTCTATTCTACAATCGCAGGCCGGTACAAGAAGTGGTTATGTAGTTTATGACCTAGACGAATCTCTTAAAGCTGTTACAATAACAGGAGATACCGAAGTGGTTTTTTCTAATACACCTCTCAAAGGTAGCATTAAGCTAACAAAAGTTGATGCCGATGATTCATCTATTGTATTGCCTGGAGCCAAATTCGAGATAATTGACCCTATGACTAACGAAGTACTAATAGAAAACTTGGTTACCGATGAAAACGGGGAAATTATTGTTAGTAATTTAGATCCTAGGAATTATTTATTTTCTGAAACAGAACCGCCTCCTGGTTATGAATTGAATCCTTTATATCTACCTCTATCTCTTACAAATCAACACGTTAGCAGACCTGGTACTGAACAATTTTTTAATTTTATGAATTCTGGAAATTTTTCCAATAAAAAAGCTGCTAAAGAGATTTCCTTAATCAAAAAAGACAAAGAAAATCCAAGTACCCTCCTTCCAGATGCACATTTTGATCTTTATAAGGAAGGTGAATCTGCACCTATTAAGACAGATTTAATTACAGATGCTAGCGGTATAATTAACGTTGCTCTAGATTATGGTGACTACTATTTCCAAGAAACAATCCCGCCTACTGGGTACGTTTTAGATGAAACGAAACAGCGCTTTACAGTGAGTTCTGCTGAGCAAACACCACTTGTTGTTTTTAATGAAAAACAACGAGTAACCATGATTGATAGTCAATTCCCAAGTGACCTAAACTTCGGAACACATTCAATTCAAAATAGTTCAGATGAAAAATGGCTTGCTACAGTAGATGGAAACCAAACCAGTAAAACCACTACTGGAACTTTAAAAGTTGACGATAACCGTACAACAACAAGTGGATGGAAATTGAAAGCCAAACAATTGGAACAGTTCAAAAATGGCGTCGCTGAATTAACAGGTGCCCACTTACTAGTAACAGCAGGTACTGTGAATAGTACTGCAAAAGTTATTCCATCTAATGGAATTCAAGGAACTACTGCAACTTTAATTCCAAATGAAGAAAAAACCATTTTTGGTGCAAAAGCAAATGAAGGAACAGGAATTTCGACGTTAGAACTATCTAAATTTGAATTAAGTGTCCCTAAAACTGCCACTAAAAAAGTTGCGAAATACTCTAGTTCAATTGTTTGGACATTATCAGATACACCTTAGTGAGAAAGGAGAACTAAATGAAAAATAAGAAACTAATCTTCATTGTGTCGCTACTTTCAATTTGTATAGGTCTTAGTATTCCAACACAAGTTCTGGCAGATGATACAGTTCATGAAACAAGTGGAACCGTTGAGTTCTACTATTCAGATTCATCCTCCGTAGTACCGCCAATCAAAGAAAAACCTCAAGATCCTATTGAGAAACCAGTACCACCAATCAAAGAACCGAACCTTAACAAACTTCCTCAAACAGGTGAGGAAAAATTAGCTCTTTACTTTAAGATTGGTGTACTAAGTGCTATTGTTGGTCTACTTGTTTTATATAAAACAAAAAAAAAATTAAATGTAGTGATTTTCAATAGATACTATCCTAAACCTTAGTAAAGTAGCCAATCATTTTTAGCTACGTTAAAAGAATGTAGGAGGTAGCTGATGACTATTGAACAGTATTGGAACGATGTTACCATTTATTATGTTGTATTTCAAACTCATAGCGACTTTGAAATCAGTAAAACGTTAGTTTTTCCAACAGAATGGTCACACGAAAAAGTCAAAGTTAGCATTTCGAATTGCTTCAATAATGTAAAAAAAATTTTAGTTATTGAAGAAGATGCAGAAGGGCTGGCTTTGAAACTATAGTTATTTCAAAAAAAGGGAATGTTGACTGACAGTCAACATTCCCTTTTTCAATTTAATTATTCGTAAACTTCGCGTTTTACAATTCCGATATAAGGTAAATTACGATATTTTTCAGCATAATCAATCCCGTACCCTACAACAAATTCATTCGGTACTGGAAATCCGACATAATCTGCAGTAATATCCACAACTCGACCTTCTGGTTTATCAAGTAATGTCACTAATTTTACAGA carries:
- a CDS encoding deoxyguanosinetriphosphate triphosphohydrolase, with product MNWDQLLDDERRRKTTVNYAKSKDVRSAFENDYQRIVMSASFRRLQDKTQVFPLEKSDFIRTRLTHSIEVSTIAKSMGSMVAYHLLETGLDPELTKEHAEKIPEVLSCAGLLHDMGNPPFGHFGEESIREWFQLNMDQLAYGDHFISDILEPQMQQDFFNFEGNAQVLRVVSKLHYQFDDYGMNLTYATLNSIMKYPVSSLEISKNEIRSKKMGYFYADQELFEDVTKSTGARNKRHPLTYLLEVADDIAYLNADLEDGMKKGIVTVAQMLEEFEAVEEPNRVTATVHQELIKRSERYKDHDDSFTGQQWIASSLRGQLINRSLEVFYDHYFEIMEGTFNDSLIDASEAKQLVQILQQLSRKYLYQDKGVLETELAGSEIISSLLDMFVPAAIYYDSQNSHLETMKSKRLMALVSDNYIGCYYKNAEGQDDTTKLYLRLLLITDFICGMTDSYAKDLYQKLHGLN
- the pgaC gene encoding poly-beta-1,6-N-acetyl-D-glucosamine synthase, translating into MIYLLFFYPIFMSLIWIVFSLLFSIKKELIFKKSPSIQPFISILIPCYNEEQHIDQTIKQLLSTIDYPNYEIITINDGSSDNTLKHLINLTNQYQKVRVCNVETNLGKAHALIQGAIFSKAEFLLCLDADATVDKKALHAMIRNFLGKSNQDVGAVTGNPIVKNRKTFIAKIQTVEFLSIIGLIKRAQSIFGTLNTVSGVCVMYRKGALLDVGWWDQECITEDISVTWRLQRNHWRILFEPDAVCWMLVPEKLNSLFKQRLRWSQGGIEVLLKNSDIFLGHQFNFGLVVLYLEQLSSIVWSVLWYSLLPIIIAKGLIFRDIQMITLILTVIITAFSIFQYLLSIFINLKYDFKLLGTSFFAIWYILFYWVINPLTLLIAIPYGIRTHLKGGQAVWESPDRGGEKE
- a CDS encoding collagen binding domain-containing protein, producing the protein MKKKSFILLMLSVCFILSFAIIQHYVKAIDRDAVEKNYQNYQFSKFIDDISFKDSEISKDYRLSDMVQLQYTWSLTDQKKGEDLVYTIPKEMYIVNDLNFSLLTRDGAKIGEIYLFSETNQLKIKFTDPDNVIKTKNKMNGVFYFTVKLSPESWNKASEKSVEFPMGEHAKKLTIKIKKEDTPLKNELINGWGMYNKQEKVVDWNLRINYAEKVMPDASIAIHIGTKNEIDADSFQLFEIKDNDLVVTSKEIKQSVVDDTLILSIKDVTKPYLIAFKANNRHNQATLSATLSNYANTLAATGELTAFYTTGASILKDAP
- a CDS encoding acyltransferase family protein; the protein is MIPSIRQHRNRNLDLLRILSMFMIVLLHSQTFGIFHYGLPSGIHLFTLYLFRNLAIVASNCYVLISGYFLIKKGFNRKKVAYFAFEVSLYSAIIYLIMVIFTPLTFSILDFLHWVFVLFWGNYWFATLYLVLYLLSPFLNLFLKQLSQRQFQQVLIGYFVIFSIWATFSQLPILGMNEGYSILTFILLYLIGAYFQLYPLPFKWQSGWYLFYYFNSALGLTLYFFLVNYEDWMIYYHSPFVLLATISLFLFFKETHFKKTWGSALIPFIFGIYLIHEHPLIRTLLWEEWIPVYQISQYPLMNLILLGVSGLIFISCLLLSLPLHKLSTFLFDNLKRKLN
- a CDS encoding WxL domain-containing protein, which produces MKKLVIASLSLGVLGLVGAPFASAADLETKGTTGQVEFTEGKLTIDDGKGSFGGGLPSNLDFGKHAIQNEVNEEWTATTDGTTVTTGSLNVSDKRGSSAGWTVKAKQNAQFSINSVELKAAALTIKTGEATNVGGVLPTVGAISMDKELPINADVDFFGAKVNTGAGDSHLALNEFRLAVPAASEKRMGVYTTSITWTLSDTPAI
- a CDS encoding DUF916 and DUF3324 domain-containing protein is translated as MKKRLLIFFACFLGSLFPILNVQADETSDPNKLANFTTEATLPENQFNKEVTYYDLMVEPGSKQDLTVLIKNTSNEKMTISPSINRAHTNLVGVVTYSAKSKEKAPNLKYNIEDIVTIDQTTIEIEPNESYSLPIHINTPNEKFDGVLAGGLYLFKEDKTKNKGNVKNYFAREIAILLRSDPSSTELSGNLKVIKASAGQENYRNVTQVLFENDQPAFLSNFSINAKVSKKGTSETLYEVSTNGLSMAPNSSFNFQIPLNGASYEAGNYTVKGTYSHNDQKENFEKEFTVSKEEEKKYNKNDVTIDRSSIFDSKLVIALFVLLVGLMIVILLILFIYLKNKKKRKREAQRRRIAQQRRKRKKKKPSDIV
- a CDS encoding SpaA isopeptide-forming pilin-related protein, whose protein sequence is MKKIFLNILLYMTLLSTAAPLSTIVQAESPSPTEPVTAQEPLVKNPLTELDTPTENTENPIEQKESSIVSEQRLEETHSTPNKLPLENKLDTIIPSLNVGNSNLLNPSAKLENYAINQYYDSVTMERIDGDTTTPIKNGDKIDYYDQFNISFNWSVPNSANLVDGDVITSALPPELNPLRTGPLNVTNDKGIVVGSWKIIVAPTGEKTLEFTVNPAFVSLTNRSGTINFTAQLDFSQVQNKNQWIQLAFDTKAQEVINLDVKKAASIDPNERLYKFGQVDTSNPEIVIWSIRVNYSGVKSNRTTIVDLPVDQEYMPDRIWASWGEYNKDTGEYTQIEPVPNSSIYGRVGGGFEIEFGDIGEGTNRPSGIINVAMKANDGGTAGRYFNRILSYSSGMQIRDLTVSTPKSGGGGDGDGNSVLTVRLVDSTDPSINLDGGKFSVFEDGKSLGVHNAVAGAFKITAKPGSKYSILQSQAGTRSGYVVYDLDESLKAVTITGDTEVVFSNTPLKGSIKLTKVDADDSSIVLPGAKFEIIDPMTNEVLIENLVTDENGEIIVSNLDPRNYLFSETEPPPGYELNPLYLPLSLTNQHVSRPGTEQFFNFMNSGNFSNKKAAKEISLIKKDKENPSTLLPDAHFDLYKEGESAPIKTDLITDASGIINVALDYGDYYFQETIPPTGYVLDETKQRFTVSSAEQTPLVVFNEKQRVTMIDSQFPSDLNFGTHSIQNSSDEKWLATVDGNQTSKTTTGTLKVDDNRTTTSGWKLKAKQLEQFKNGVAELTGAHLLVTAGTVNSTAKVIPSNGIQGTTATLIPNEEKTIFGAKANEGTGISTLELSKFELSVPKTATKKVAKYSSSIVWTLSDTP
- a CDS encoding LPXTG cell wall anchor domain-containing protein, producing MKNKKLIFIVSLLSICIGLSIPTQVLADDTVHETSGTVEFYYSDSSSVVPPIKEKPQDPIEKPVPPIKEPNLNKLPQTGEEKLALYFKIGVLSAIVGLLVLYKTKKKLNVVIFNRYYPKP